A DNA window from Nitrospira sp. contains the following coding sequences:
- a CDS encoding hypothetical protein (Evidence 5 : Unknown function; MaGe:77310651): MAAAPGDCWASAWPAFPIPSSLSSCPDIGEVWRDLIAVSAGCGAAVSLDGECSPIEWEGKEKASLLGVNRDAAEGVCVSGKLGLHRHEERHCEDAE; encoded by the coding sequence TTGGCGGCAGCTCCTGGAGATTGTTGGGCATCGGCTTGGCCTGCATTCCCGATTCCTTCTTCGCTCAGCTCGTGTCCCGATATCGGTGAGGTGTGGCGCGACCTGATTGCTGTGAGTGCCGGGTGTGGCGCGGCGGTCTCCCTAGATGGTGAGTGTAGCCCAATCGAATGGGAAGGCAAGGAAAAGGCAAGTTTGCTAGGCGTGAATCGGGATGCTGCAGAAGGCGTCTGTGTCAGTGGGAAGCTGGGGTTGCATCGACATGAGGAACGGCACTGCGAAGATGCTGAATGA
- a CDS encoding Zinc metalloprotease (MaGe:77310653), with protein MIFAFTWSPDTLWILMQKAWWFLVVLGILVAFHELGHFLAARWVGVKVLKFSLGFGPKIFGRQVGETEYLLSAIPLGGYVKLFGEDETEATTPEDRRRSFAHQGLWGKVLIVAAGPGFNFILAYLIFAGWLSTGSPLFVPTFRDLSPDIEALVPGSPASAAGMEVGDHITRVNGKEISTKTELLDAVAHSKGEAIALEIKRGSQVKPLSIIPVPLQGQPASPDEPLYTIGVEETPPLVTSVMQGLPASAAGLQAGDRVIGIEGQTIYTWMQMTTIVRDSPNKSLHIDVLRNGQRIPLVITPNAEKATVNGQTAEVGKIGISGPGRSLMHADNPLQAVYQGLGATWGWTELTAVGLYKMIVGDISSKNIGGPLTIANISGEAASQGASSVIFLIAILSINLGVLNLLPIPILDGGHLLFFLIEGILRKPLGDRQREIAQQAGLVLLVGVMIFAFWNDLERIFLR; from the coding sequence ATGATATTCGCGTTCACCTGGTCCCCCGATACCCTGTGGATTTTGATGCAAAAAGCCTGGTGGTTCCTCGTCGTCCTCGGCATCCTTGTCGCGTTCCACGAGCTGGGACACTTCTTGGCGGCCCGCTGGGTCGGCGTGAAAGTCCTGAAATTCTCCCTCGGATTCGGCCCGAAGATTTTTGGGCGTCAGGTCGGCGAAACCGAATACCTGCTCTCGGCCATTCCTCTAGGCGGATACGTCAAACTGTTCGGCGAAGACGAAACGGAAGCTACGACCCCGGAAGACCGGCGGCGCTCGTTCGCCCATCAGGGACTATGGGGGAAAGTGTTAATCGTGGCAGCGGGACCGGGATTCAACTTCATTCTGGCCTACCTTATTTTCGCCGGATGGCTCTCGACGGGATCCCCCCTGTTCGTCCCGACCTTCCGCGACCTCAGCCCAGACATTGAAGCGCTTGTGCCTGGCTCGCCGGCATCCGCAGCCGGCATGGAAGTCGGCGACCACATTACCAGGGTCAATGGGAAAGAAATTTCCACGAAAACAGAATTGCTGGACGCCGTGGCTCACAGCAAAGGAGAAGCCATTGCGCTTGAGATCAAGCGTGGGTCGCAAGTAAAGCCCCTCTCCATCATCCCGGTTCCTCTGCAAGGCCAACCAGCCTCACCCGATGAGCCGCTGTATACGATCGGGGTCGAGGAGACACCGCCGCTGGTCACCTCCGTGATGCAGGGCCTGCCGGCTTCCGCGGCGGGCCTTCAGGCAGGAGATCGTGTCATTGGCATTGAGGGCCAAACGATTTACACCTGGATGCAGATGACGACGATTGTACGGGACAGTCCGAACAAATCGCTGCACATCGATGTGCTGCGTAATGGCCAGCGCATCCCGTTGGTCATCACCCCGAACGCAGAAAAGGCGACCGTCAACGGCCAAACCGCGGAGGTCGGCAAAATCGGCATCTCAGGGCCTGGCCGGTCGCTCATGCATGCGGACAATCCCCTTCAAGCCGTCTACCAAGGACTTGGTGCCACCTGGGGATGGACGGAGCTCACCGCCGTCGGACTCTATAAGATGATTGTAGGCGACATTTCGAGTAAAAATATCGGCGGTCCGTTGACGATCGCAAATATTTCTGGAGAAGCCGCCTCACAGGGCGCATCCAGCGTCATTTTCTTGATCGCCATTCTGAGCATCAATCTCGGCGTGCTAAATTTGCTGCCGATTCCGATTCTAGACGGAGGGCACTTGCTCTTTTTCCTCATTGAAGGCATTCTGCGAAAACCGCTCGGCGACCGGCAGCGGGAAATTGCACAACAAGCCGGATTGGTCCTATTGGTGGGCGTGATGATCTTCGCCTTTTGGAATGACCTCGAACGTATCTTCCTTCGCTAA
- a CDS encoding 1-deoxy-D-xylulose 5-phosphate reductoisomerase (Evidence 2a : Function from experimental evidences in other organisms; PubMedId 10631325, 10787409, 1447125, 7567469, 9707569; Product type e : enzyme; MaGe:77310654) — protein MKTIIILGSTGSIGTNTLDIVQRFPGEFRVAGLTAGNNIDKLEEQIRAFSPRVVALSQEAAAVALRQRCAGLPVEILSGEAGIAQVASLPEAELVISAIVGAAGLVPTLTAIRAGKHIALANKEPMVMAGKLMQEEAHQHGVRIFPVDSEHSAIFQSLEGHRLEDVRRLILTASGGALWTMAKDDLQHVTPERALKHPNWKMGSKITIDSATLMNKGLEVVEARWLFDIPESRIEVMVHRESIIHSLVEYEDRSMIAQLGLPDMRTPISYAMRYPERLPLDLPSLDLTEIGTLSFCKPDHDRFPCLNLGYESLRIGGTMPATMNAANEIAVDAFLNGGIRFTEIAEVIRQTMDAHAPKPVSSLEDALEADRWAREKAESLVHALPR, from the coding sequence ATGAAAACCATCATCATCCTCGGATCCACCGGCTCAATCGGCACCAACACCCTCGATATCGTTCAGCGATTCCCCGGTGAGTTTCGTGTGGCCGGACTCACCGCCGGCAATAATATCGACAAGCTGGAAGAACAAATTCGCGCATTCTCCCCGCGAGTGGTGGCGCTGTCTCAAGAAGCAGCCGCGGTCGCCTTGCGGCAGCGCTGCGCGGGTCTGCCGGTTGAAATTCTGTCCGGCGAAGCAGGCATCGCCCAGGTCGCATCATTGCCGGAGGCCGAACTCGTAATCTCCGCCATCGTCGGGGCCGCCGGACTCGTGCCCACGCTCACTGCGATTCGCGCAGGAAAACATATCGCCCTCGCCAATAAAGAGCCGATGGTCATGGCCGGCAAACTGATGCAGGAAGAAGCGCACCAACACGGCGTCCGGATCTTCCCGGTGGATAGTGAACACAGCGCCATTTTTCAGTCACTGGAGGGCCATCGCCTTGAAGACGTACGCCGATTGATTCTCACCGCATCCGGCGGAGCCCTCTGGACCATGGCCAAAGATGACTTACAGCACGTCACGCCCGAGCGCGCGCTCAAGCACCCCAATTGGAAAATGGGCTCCAAGATTACGATCGACTCCGCCACGCTGATGAACAAGGGGCTCGAAGTCGTCGAAGCGCGCTGGCTGTTCGATATCCCTGAGTCTCGGATTGAGGTCATGGTGCATCGAGAGAGCATTATCCATTCGCTGGTTGAATATGAAGATCGCTCGATGATCGCGCAGCTGGGATTGCCGGATATGCGCACGCCAATCTCCTATGCGATGCGGTATCCGGAACGGCTGCCGCTCGACCTGCCTTCGCTGGATTTGACGGAGATCGGCACGCTGAGTTTCTGCAAACCGGACCATGACCGGTTTCCCTGCCTCAACTTGGGGTATGAGTCGCTCCGGATCGGAGGCACGATGCCGGCCACGATGAACGCCGCGAACGAAATTGCCGTCGATGCCTTTCTCAATGGCGGCATCCGCTTTACCGAGATCGCCGAAGTTATCCGCCAGACCATGGATGCCCATGCACCCAAACCCGTGTCTTCACTGGAGGATGCGCTGGAGGCCGACCGATGGGCCAGAGAAAAAGCGGAGTCCCTGGTCCATGCTCTCCCCCGATGA
- a CDS encoding Phosphatidate cytidylyltransferase (MaGe:77310655), with protein MDNPSPVERQNVQTAAPARRFDVRRVYTALIGIPIVYAIIRYLPPWGLTLLVAIGGGIALLELTRMGFGDRRNPALTGLSLGLTTLLIVRPHWALPIEPLLLSGLAAVLLAMLWSSNVIASRFHDAAVAIFGPLYIGLTLGTLISTRALPSGEWLIVFIALVTWASDIGAYYAGTLWGRHPLAPTISPKKSMEGLAGGLALAMAVALLTQFWLVPQLTMFHALMLGVLMTGTGLVGDLCESVIKRAVGVKDSGGILPGHGGMLDRLDSLLFTAPTFYYYVTLVCGFSPLP; from the coding sequence GTGGACAACCCCAGCCCAGTAGAGAGACAGAACGTCCAGACGGCTGCTCCGGCTCGCCGCTTCGATGTCCGCCGCGTCTACACCGCACTAATCGGCATCCCCATCGTCTATGCCATCATTCGCTATCTCCCTCCATGGGGTTTGACCCTATTAGTAGCCATAGGCGGAGGCATCGCGCTCCTTGAGCTCACCCGCATGGGCTTCGGCGATCGGCGCAACCCGGCGCTCACTGGGCTCTCACTCGGACTCACGACCCTCTTGATCGTCCGTCCCCACTGGGCGCTTCCGATAGAGCCATTATTGCTGTCGGGTCTCGCCGCGGTGCTCTTGGCGATGCTCTGGTCCTCGAATGTCATTGCGTCCCGTTTTCACGATGCCGCCGTCGCCATCTTCGGCCCGCTCTATATCGGACTGACCCTTGGCACGCTGATATCCACACGCGCGCTTCCCTCCGGCGAATGGTTGATCGTTTTTATCGCCCTCGTCACCTGGGCCAGCGACATCGGCGCCTACTACGCAGGCACTCTCTGGGGGCGGCATCCACTCGCCCCAACCATCAGTCCGAAAAAATCCATGGAAGGCCTGGCGGGAGGATTGGCCTTGGCCATGGCTGTCGCCCTCCTGACGCAATTCTGGCTGGTTCCGCAATTGACAATGTTTCACGCACTGATGCTGGGCGTGCTGATGACCGGCACCGGCCTCGTGGGGGATTTGTGCGAATCGGTCATCAAACGCGCGGTCGGCGTGAAGGACTCCGGCGGCATTCTTCCCGGTCACGGGGGTATGCTCGACCGTTTAGATAGTCTCTTGTTCACCGCCCCCACCTTCTACTACTATGTGACATTAGTCTGCGGCTTCTCGCCGCTTCCTTAG
- a CDS encoding Metalloprotease PmbA (MaGe:77310658) — MSNVPQQTNGYGQMASDVLARAKQCGATEADIVVADGETFSVQVRVGVVDRLSKAREKRLGLRVFVGKRSATTSTSDFSIDSLHRLVDETCTLAKAVVPDDVSGLPEASQMAANWPDLDLHDSTKLGTDQQIDLAKRAESAALSADPRLTNSEGGDFDSSSGRIVLANSHGFIGEYRSTSFSMSVSPIATDAATGGMQRDAWYEVQRKFSRMSSPESIGQEAARRTLRRLGARKVSTKRVPVIFDQDMAASLLGNLCSAISGYALYKRASFLLDQLGNRIASEHLTVYDDGRMEGGLGSRPFDGEGLATRKNTIVERGVLKSYLLDSYSGKKLGLPSTGNASRSVGESPSVGPTNFYLAPGTKTVQEMVGSVKEGLYVTELIGFGINMVTGDYSRGASGFWIENGELAYPVEEITIAGNLKQMFTDIEMVGSDLVFRSRIASPSLKLGELMVAGN, encoded by the coding sequence ATGAGCAATGTGCCTCAACAGACCAATGGGTATGGGCAGATGGCGTCCGATGTTCTCGCTCGCGCGAAACAGTGCGGCGCGACTGAAGCGGACATTGTGGTGGCCGACGGAGAAACCTTCTCGGTGCAAGTGCGGGTCGGCGTGGTCGATCGCTTGAGCAAGGCTCGTGAAAAGCGGTTGGGCTTGCGGGTGTTTGTCGGGAAGCGGTCCGCGACGACCTCGACCTCGGATTTTTCAATCGACTCATTGCATCGATTGGTGGATGAGACCTGTACGCTGGCGAAGGCGGTGGTGCCCGATGACGTGTCGGGGCTGCCTGAGGCGTCGCAGATGGCGGCCAACTGGCCCGATCTGGATCTCCATGACAGCACCAAGCTCGGCACCGATCAGCAAATCGATCTGGCGAAGCGGGCGGAGTCGGCGGCCTTGTCGGCCGATCCTCGCTTGACGAACTCGGAGGGAGGCGATTTCGATTCGTCGTCCGGCCGGATCGTGCTGGCAAACAGCCATGGATTTATCGGCGAATACCGCAGTACGAGTTTTTCTATGTCTGTTTCTCCGATTGCCACGGACGCCGCCACCGGCGGGATGCAGCGGGATGCGTGGTATGAAGTGCAACGCAAGTTCAGCCGCATGTCGTCCCCCGAATCGATCGGCCAGGAGGCCGCACGACGCACCTTGCGCCGTCTCGGCGCGCGCAAGGTCTCTACGAAGCGCGTGCCGGTGATTTTCGATCAGGACATGGCGGCGAGCCTCCTCGGGAATTTGTGCAGCGCGATTTCAGGCTACGCGCTCTACAAACGGGCGTCATTTTTGCTCGATCAACTCGGCAACCGCATCGCATCGGAGCATCTGACCGTCTATGACGATGGACGCATGGAGGGCGGGCTCGGGTCGCGGCCATTCGATGGCGAGGGGCTGGCGACGAGAAAAAACACGATTGTCGAACGCGGAGTGTTGAAGAGCTATCTGCTGGACTCCTATTCGGGCAAGAAGCTGGGCCTGCCCTCGACCGGCAATGCCTCGCGGAGCGTAGGGGAGAGTCCATCGGTCGGCCCCACGAATTTCTATCTGGCTCCTGGCACGAAGACCGTGCAAGAGATGGTCGGATCGGTCAAGGAAGGGCTGTACGTGACTGAGCTGATCGGATTCGGAATCAATATGGTGACCGGGGATTATTCCCGCGGTGCCAGTGGATTTTGGATCGAGAATGGGGAGCTCGCCTATCCTGTCGAGGAAATCACGATTGCCGGCAATCTGAAACAGATGTTTACCGACATTGAAATGGTCGGGAGCGATCTGGTGTTCCGCAGCCGGATCGCGAGCCCAAGTCTGAAGTTAGGCGAGTTGATGGTGGCGGGAAACTAG
- a CDS encoding YbhB/YbcL family Raf kinase inhibitor-like protein (MaGe:77310659), translated as MRFLVRGMLLLTVLALPAVGVAAEFSLTSPTIKDHSTIGNDHVFNGFGCAGQNVSPQLQWEHAPKDTKSFALTVYDPDAPTGSGWWHWVIFNMPPSVNALGAGAGKPDSPSAPQGSIQSMTDFGQPGYGGPCPPSGDKPHRYIFTLYALKVDQLPLKQEASGAMVGYYLKQNALAKASFTALYGR; from the coding sequence ATGCGATTTCTCGTGCGGGGCATGCTGCTGTTGACGGTACTGGCACTTCCTGCGGTGGGCGTTGCCGCGGAGTTTTCGTTGACGAGTCCGACGATCAAGGATCACAGCACGATCGGCAATGACCATGTGTTCAACGGGTTTGGCTGCGCCGGCCAGAATGTCTCGCCGCAGTTGCAGTGGGAGCATGCGCCCAAGGATACGAAGAGTTTTGCCCTCACGGTCTACGATCCCGATGCGCCGACCGGCAGTGGGTGGTGGCATTGGGTGATCTTCAACATGCCTCCCAGCGTGAATGCGCTGGGAGCCGGGGCCGGCAAGCCGGACAGTCCCTCTGCGCCGCAGGGGAGCATTCAAAGCATGACGGATTTCGGCCAGCCGGGGTACGGCGGCCCCTGTCCTCCATCTGGCGACAAGCCGCATCGCTATATCTTTACCCTGTATGCGTTGAAAGTGGATCAGCTTCCATTGAAGCAGGAAGCGTCAGGGGCGATGGTGGGCTACTATCTCAAGCAGAATGCCCTGGCGAAGGCGTCATTCACGGCTCTGTACGGCCGGTGA
- a CDS encoding hypothetical protein (Evidence 4 : Unknown function but conserved in other organisms; MaGe:77310660), protein MALDVELGKRMLQLITSRYDDRHWRKKIEKTLSLPQSGVADPVQQQLFMYLKIGLKAYKSRRADPDAWIIGGYATKEVIDRAKFQPHLVGPDVKKEDVAFLGTDPGDDVTEGWWDEMLVQWFDVPEEEKPAEGEEEGPSGEAEAAATADEQPSKAK, encoded by the coding sequence ATGGCGCTCGATGTTGAATTGGGTAAGAGAATGCTGCAGTTGATTACGTCGCGGTATGACGACCGGCATTGGCGGAAGAAGATTGAGAAGACGCTGAGTTTGCCGCAGTCAGGCGTCGCCGATCCGGTGCAGCAGCAACTATTCATGTATTTGAAAATCGGTTTGAAGGCCTACAAATCGCGCCGCGCCGACCCCGATGCATGGATCATCGGCGGTTATGCGACGAAAGAAGTGATTGATCGCGCCAAGTTTCAGCCGCATCTCGTCGGTCCTGACGTGAAGAAAGAAGACGTTGCATTTCTCGGCACCGATCCAGGCGACGACGTGACCGAGGGATGGTGGGACGAGATGCTGGTGCAGTGGTTCGATGTGCCCGAAGAAGAGAAACCTGCCGAAGGCGAAGAAGAAGGCCCGTCCGGCGAAGCAGAGGCTGCCGCCACGGCCGACGAGCAGCCCTCAAAAGCGAAATAG
- a CDS encoding Type-4 uracil-DNA glycosylase (MaGe:77310661) has translation MTTTPLQDLAKSLHNCQRCKLAKLGRSQVVFGVGNPHASIMFVGEAPGANEDLKGEPFVGAAGKILNDLLQSANLSREDIYIANVIKCRPPENRDPEPDEVETCKPFLLQQIRLIRPKLVCTLGNWATQTLLERKVGITKVKAQAFYMKDFVLFPLLHPAAALHQGGLLDTLKADFKKLKEFLDRNTKPAEPTPASPSAAPTLHIDPPHPTQMDLF, from the coding sequence ATGACTACCACTCCACTTCAAGATCTGGCCAAATCTCTGCATAACTGCCAGCGCTGCAAACTCGCCAAGCTGGGGCGCAGCCAAGTCGTCTTTGGCGTGGGAAACCCGCATGCCAGTATCATGTTCGTCGGCGAAGCGCCGGGAGCCAATGAAGATCTAAAGGGTGAGCCGTTTGTCGGCGCGGCAGGCAAGATTTTGAACGATTTACTGCAATCGGCCAATCTCTCTCGCGAGGATATCTACATCGCCAACGTCATTAAATGCCGGCCGCCTGAAAACCGCGACCCGGAACCTGACGAAGTCGAAACCTGCAAGCCGTTCCTCCTGCAGCAGATTCGGCTGATTCGTCCGAAGCTGGTCTGCACGCTGGGAAACTGGGCGACACAAACGCTGCTGGAGAGAAAAGTCGGCATTACGAAAGTCAAAGCGCAAGCCTTCTACATGAAAGACTTTGTGCTCTTCCCATTACTCCACCCGGCGGCAGCGTTGCACCAGGGAGGCCTGCTCGACACGTTGAAGGCGGATTTTAAGAAATTGAAGGAGTTTCTCGACCGGAACACAAAACCGGCCGAACCTACACCGGCCAGTCCATCGGCAGCGCCAACGCTGCACATCGATCCGCCACATCCGACTCAGATGGATCTGTTTTAG
- a CDS encoding conserved exported protein of unknown function (Evidence 4 : Unknown function but conserved in other organisms; MaGe:77310662) → MVSRALARLALGITLIGLSGCAAHPYDRGGHPSGYNRADVDRDYMECEYKARSASNQYFYSQSSPFPFSAGAQSPADHARALHGLSTINAMRDTCLAAKGYRVE, encoded by the coding sequence ATGGTCTCTCGCGCACTCGCCCGGCTGGCCTTAGGAATCACGCTGATCGGCCTCTCCGGCTGCGCAGCACATCCATACGACCGTGGCGGCCATCCCTCCGGATATAACCGGGCGGACGTGGACCGTGATTACATGGAGTGCGAATACAAAGCCCGATCGGCCAGCAACCAATACTTCTATAGCCAGAGTTCGCCCTTCCCTTTTAGTGCCGGGGCTCAGAGTCCGGCCGACCATGCCCGCGCCCTGCATGGACTCTCGACCATCAATGCCATGCGCGATACCTGCTTAGCGGCCAAGGGCTATCGAGTAGAATAG
- a CDS encoding Phytoene desaturase, pro-zeta-carotene producing (MaGe:77310663), with protein MTASSTESVVVLGTSLASLVAAHELARQGYRLTLIDHPSWTDDLSTAEHILGCHRELHALLGTIPELEPSTLGSAAPIEFALPDGRIVSYRPTTLPGSLHWIAGLVRFRGLSWNDRWQLLSYLERIWEQEISVPTALDQRTADAWMASVGQSQSARDNIWAPLIRFLTGNTLTTLSAATCARALAPPFLTDARASSCTRLSDAQLQCLHRQLKTALSTLGTQILTQTDLPHIQFGQHRIEHIRLCDGSMMQATWYLSGIPHHALLKLLPDRLLTRYGYFSQLSDLTDLPGLSVQLTGSAPAAMPRLVLLPGEGFQSVSVIPAAGSSSASYELSAVGELPFLERTETDLLALAQQELRRLFPALGTIPLHPAALHRRARAALSLASGSTILRPIQQSPVQNLLVAGSWTDTGWPANSESAVVSARQCVTTITGTPS; from the coding sequence GTGACCGCTTCATCCACAGAGTCTGTCGTCGTCCTCGGCACCTCGCTTGCCAGCCTGGTCGCGGCCCATGAGCTTGCCCGGCAGGGATATCGGCTGACACTCATCGACCATCCAAGTTGGACAGACGATCTCTCAACCGCTGAACATATCCTCGGCTGCCATCGAGAACTGCATGCCTTGCTTGGGACCATTCCGGAGTTGGAACCTTCCACACTAGGCTCAGCCGCCCCGATTGAATTCGCCCTGCCCGATGGGCGCATTGTCTCCTACAGACCGACTACCCTTCCCGGATCACTCCACTGGATCGCCGGGCTCGTTCGATTTCGCGGCCTGTCTTGGAATGATCGCTGGCAGCTCCTCTCTTATCTCGAACGAATCTGGGAGCAGGAGATCTCTGTCCCAACCGCCCTCGACCAACGCACCGCCGATGCCTGGATGGCGTCAGTCGGCCAAAGCCAATCCGCGCGCGACAATATCTGGGCTCCCCTGATCCGCTTTCTCACAGGCAACACGCTGACCACACTCTCAGCCGCGACCTGTGCCCGCGCGCTGGCCCCCCCGTTCCTCACCGATGCCCGCGCATCTTCTTGCACCAGGCTCAGCGACGCGCAACTTCAATGCCTGCATCGCCAGTTGAAAACCGCCCTGTCCACACTAGGCACACAAATCCTGACGCAAACAGATCTTCCTCACATTCAATTTGGCCAGCATCGCATTGAACATATTCGCCTGTGCGATGGATCTATGATGCAAGCGACCTGGTACCTGTCCGGAATCCCGCATCACGCGCTTCTCAAACTCCTTCCAGACCGACTGCTTACCCGGTACGGATACTTTTCACAATTAAGCGACCTGACCGATCTCCCCGGCCTATCCGTTCAACTCACCGGATCGGCGCCGGCGGCCATGCCCCGCCTTGTGCTCTTGCCTGGAGAGGGATTCCAATCCGTTTCCGTCATACCGGCGGCCGGCTCTTCATCCGCCTCGTATGAATTATCGGCCGTTGGCGAACTCCCCTTTCTCGAACGAACCGAGACCGATCTCCTCGCTCTCGCCCAGCAGGAACTCCGCCGTCTGTTTCCTGCCCTCGGGACAATACCGCTGCACCCGGCCGCGCTCCATCGCCGTGCCAGGGCCGCGCTGTCCCTCGCATCCGGCTCGACGATACTCCGCCCGATCCAGCAAAGCCCTGTGCAAAACCTGCTGGTCGCCGGCTCGTGGACCGACACCGGCTGGCCGGCCAATAGCGAAAGCGCCGTCGTCAGTGCGCGCCAATGCGTCACGACCATCACCGGGACGCCGTCTTGA
- a CDS encoding Phytoene synthase (MaGe:77310664): protein MTVDEAQAHCTALTKSSGSNFYYSFLFLPKARRDAMYTVYAFCKAVDSAVDEPPAGSQPQEELIRWRAELEAVYHGTPTWPITISLAHHVKTLSIPKVYFEELIRGVEMDLHNNRYVTFNELSSYCYRVASVVGLICLHVFGATSPRAQDYAVNLGMAFQLTNILRDVGADATLNRIYLPLEDLKAFKYSEKTLRQRTYSPEFKKLMQYEAARAREYYDKARAALMALPPHERRALTVAEIMRGVYSRILTKLEDSGYQVFGPRIRLTTNHRLAIAAGIWLRSKFS from the coding sequence ATGACTGTCGACGAAGCTCAAGCCCACTGCACCGCGCTGACCAAGTCCAGCGGCAGCAATTTCTACTACTCGTTCCTGTTCCTCCCCAAAGCGCGCCGCGACGCCATGTATACGGTCTATGCGTTTTGCAAAGCCGTCGATAGCGCAGTGGACGAGCCGCCGGCCGGCAGCCAGCCGCAAGAAGAACTGATTCGGTGGCGCGCGGAATTGGAGGCCGTCTACCACGGCACTCCGACGTGGCCAATCACCATCAGCCTGGCCCATCATGTGAAAACGCTCTCGATTCCCAAAGTCTACTTTGAGGAATTGATCAGGGGCGTGGAAATGGACCTGCACAACAATCGCTATGTCACCTTCAATGAGCTGTCCTCCTATTGTTACCGTGTCGCCTCCGTCGTGGGGCTGATCTGCTTACATGTGTTCGGCGCAACGTCTCCGAGAGCGCAGGACTATGCCGTCAATCTCGGCATGGCGTTCCAGCTCACCAACATTCTGCGGGACGTGGGAGCTGATGCCACACTCAACCGCATCTACCTCCCGCTTGAAGATCTGAAAGCCTTCAAATATTCTGAAAAGACGCTGCGACAGCGGACCTATTCCCCAGAGTTCAAGAAGTTGATGCAATATGAGGCTGCGCGGGCTCGAGAGTACTACGACAAAGCCCGAGCGGCGCTCATGGCGCTCCCGCCCCACGAGCGCCGCGCCTTGACCGTGGCTGAAATCATGCGCGGGGTATATTCGAGAATTTTGACGAAGCTCGAAGATTCCGGGTACCAGGTATTTGGTCCGCGCATCCGATTGACCACCAACCATCGCCTGGCGATTGCCGCAGGAATCTGGCTGCGCTCAAAATTTTCGTGA
- a CDS encoding ABC-type transport system periplasmic binding protein (MaGe:77310665): MRICSLVPGATEIVAALGLTDQLVAVSHECDYPESVRQIPSVVEPAIDQHTLASNTIDRAVKQLVQTGQRLYRLNEQRLIEARPNVILTQDLCHVCAVTPDQLAQAITALHATPQLVTLNPTSLEDMLRDIERIAQAVGVADRGRTLLQSLRTRLDQVSADKRSACPRVVCLEWLDPLYLAGHWVPDMVALAGATDVLGQSGQPSRETTWEEVMAADPDMLLLMPCGYSVQRTLDELSRLERARTQWPLARWPETYVLDANAYFSRPGPRLVDGVELLAAIFHPRPSHHLNPAQAVRLMATVPSVEPRA; the protein is encoded by the coding sequence ATGCGTATCTGCTCGCTGGTCCCCGGCGCCACAGAAATCGTCGCCGCCCTCGGCCTCACAGACCAACTGGTAGCCGTCAGCCATGAGTGCGACTATCCGGAATCCGTCCGCCAGATCCCGTCAGTCGTCGAGCCGGCGATCGATCAACACACCCTCGCCAGCAACACCATCGATCGCGCCGTCAAACAGCTCGTACAGACCGGACAACGACTCTATCGTCTCAATGAGCAACGCCTTATCGAAGCTCGTCCGAACGTCATCTTGACTCAAGATCTGTGTCATGTGTGCGCCGTGACACCCGATCAATTGGCACAAGCCATTACCGCACTCCACGCCACCCCACAGCTCGTGACACTGAATCCGACATCACTGGAAGATATGCTGCGCGACATCGAACGCATCGCACAGGCCGTCGGCGTCGCCGACCGCGGTCGAACGTTGCTCCAGTCCTTGCGCACCAGGCTCGACCAAGTATCCGCGGACAAACGAAGCGCCTGTCCGCGCGTCGTCTGCCTAGAATGGCTTGATCCGCTCTATCTCGCCGGCCATTGGGTACCTGACATGGTGGCCCTCGCAGGGGCAACCGATGTTTTAGGACAATCCGGTCAGCCGTCGCGGGAGACCACGTGGGAAGAGGTGATGGCCGCCGACCCTGATATGCTGCTTCTCATGCCCTGCGGGTATTCCGTTCAACGCACCTTGGATGAACTGAGCCGTCTTGAACGTGCCCGCACGCAATGGCCTCTTGCCCGCTGGCCCGAAACCTATGTCCTCGATGCCAATGCCTACTTCAGCCGCCCTGGGCCACGACTTGTCGATGGCGTGGAATTACTCGCTGCCATTTTTCACCCGAGGCCATCGCATCACCTGAACCCCGCACAAGCCGTCCGCTTGATGGCCACTGTGCCCTCCGTGGAGCCCCGCGCATGA